In Seriola aureovittata isolate HTS-2021-v1 ecotype China chromosome 17, ASM2101889v1, whole genome shotgun sequence, a genomic segment contains:
- the LOC130185094 gene encoding interferon-induced very large GTPase 1-like produces the protein MDRLLHRLHLQDKQKLSPADLLKIVPPVKQDHETSEEDLAHTFLQRLMMLDYRARYIPVRQDSAEVSHSNPVAESETVDTEDSDFDALFSTNVDCDQSDQTHVHPMDVQMAVFHCSDSFLKQNMMTKLSQCQYALPLLVPDPVTLDVECPLWTFRQIRKTWKITQVKGDSNIVTMKSLPICKAETPMVSFFRLGSLSVSKSQLMNTLINERHNTFFHRNCPGSTRSRLLMDGVAEIAWYCPAGKPNDAFTDCTAFCNLHGDALSIEKQRKILTEISSVNVVLLPTLKKGDKSWAVISDLLKSPKPLICLITDNDCGAVQMKKGKYKMGLKDRSQSDVSEELKRIIGEILSGSQTSFQLETMAEVSGIRVDEEDTVCQKGKSAAMETVNLLQGMDVSEIKDKFLPCHGRLWHEWCRIKRELYHLKGNVEKEKSEKQQELMKIRQEQCDASCSELVKLFIESLSSLPSTDKEYFLKWTQILIDALSADDLMSILQSYDKKWSEVLDLKKKHDKSDLLKRKQTELEQISTKLQSATFGLEHIFREMGQIYEAYESLQKQTKRGHTDRSKYPELAAELMISGHPMELMDGDAGHVPLTWISSLLEEVIKRLGDQRVFVLSVLGLQSSGKSTMLNAMFGLQFAVNAGRCTKGAFMQLIKVSEEMKRDFKFDYVLVVDTEGLRALELAGNAALNHDNEMATFVVGLGNMTLINIFGENPADMQDVLQIVVQAFMRMKKVKLSPSCVFVHQNVTDIAAAEKNMEGKRRLQEKLDQMTQLAAKEEVCDAECFSDIIAFDVQKDVKYFAQLWEGSPPMAPPNPGYSESIQELKNFILSKASQSAGITLSQFKSKIHDLWNALLNENFVFSFKNTLEIKVYRNLEVQYGNWTWALRSNMLAIENQLYNTIENGKLDKVELSYLFKEISQTYGEIKKEMSKHFDGDRDKEMLVQWRGTFESKIKEFHDEQVRGVKRKLDEVIQHKKACKKLDDQKTEFENKLLQKSKELAHQLKHKTQDEEELKQQFDSVWRDWVRELTADTKPIEDINLEEGRSTILHELGFEWALIDESKSSGRYKNISEAGDYSHYVALTKYQEHTGRRSPTRLINFHSETGTKVLTYIKRIFQQEDQQLIRSLIDNLEKQSLDTIKNKPVATTGYSPTYLQEVAKNVKEKVTEFESERKFALKREFTVELLLYVFDRAGTWLSESHEKFKKKDDARSRLESKRDQYYNIFRSFYEGNSSAVVLGELICGKLKVSTVEAVCNKTAIDLAGEMKCSFPAFNENRLNLEKHVLKSLAEKEDFSGFITYIHQPRKHVESFIKEEVEKYIFTSHKDKAQDILKKNVEDMKQHVSLALFTATEKVKTQRGNTDMWLEEFTSSLRDDLTFDAICSQNFRDINSFEFLKEEIEKSLEPIMEEMNNLSLNKMNDFRQKPDQILIDQLCKCCWVTCPFCAAVCTNTMEDHSPEKHCVPFHRPSGIKGWHYRNSKKLEVDFCTTNVASDRRFYPHGDSDKSIPFKQYPNGGDEYAAWKITPDESKLTYWKWFVCQFQKQLEDHYELKFQGRGEIPSEWRKYSKEEAIKSLDEMYNL, from the coding sequence ATGGATAGACTGCTTCACAGACTTCACCTTCAAGACAAACAGAAGTTGTCTCCAGCAGATTTACTTAAAATAGTTCCACCAGTGAAACAGGACCATGAAACATCTGAGGAAGATCTAGCTCATACTTTTCTTCAGAGGTTGATGATGTTAGACTACAGAGCCAGATATATTCCTGTAAGACAAGACAGTGCTGAGGTGAGCCACTCGAATCCTGTTGCAGAGTCTGAAACTGTTGATACAGAAGACAGTGACTTTGATGCTCTTTTTAGCACCAACGTTGACTGTGATCAATCAGATCAGACTCATGTTCATCCGATGGACGTTCAAATGGCAGTATTTCACTGCTCAGACAGCTTCCTTAAGCAGAACATGATGACAAAGCTGTCACAGTGTCAGTACGCCTTACCTTTGCTTGTTCCTGACCCAGTCACACTGGATGTTGAGTGTCCTCTGTGGACATTCAGACAAATAAGAAAAACCTGGAAGATAACTCAAGTCAAGGGTGATTCAAACATTGTCACCATGAAGAGTTTGCCCATCTGCAAAGCTGAGACACCGATGGTGTCATTTTTCCGCCTGGGTTCACTGTCAGTGTCTAAATCTCAGCTGATGAACACTTTGATCAACGAGCGTCACAACACCTTCTTCCACAGAAACTGCCCAGGTAGCACCAGATCTCGCCTTTTGATGGATGGTGTGGCAGAGATTGCCTGGTACTGTCCTGCTGGAAAACCCAACGATGCCTTCACTGACTGCACTGCCTTCTGTAATCTTCATGGTGATGCTCTGTCGATTGAAAAACAGCGTAAGAtactgactgaaatatcttcaGTCAATGTTGTTCTGTTACCAACTCTGAAAAAAGGTGACAAAAGTTGGGCTGTTATCTCAGATCTTCTGAAGTCTCCAAAGCCTCTGATTTGTCTCATTACTGATAATGATTGTGGTGCAGTTCAgatgaaaaagggaaaatataaaATGGGTCTAAAAGACAGAAGCCAGTCAGATGTTTCTGAAGAACTGAAAAGAATCATTGGTGAGATCTTGTCTGGATCACAAACATCCTTCCAGCTTGAAACCATGGCCGAGGTCTCTGGAATCAGAGTGGATGAAGAAGACACAGTCTGCCAAAAAGGGAAATCTGCTGCTATGGAAACAGTGAATTTACTTCAGGGGATGGATGTTTCAGAAATCAAAGATAAATTCCTCCCTTGTCATGGCCGACTGTGGCATGAGTGGTGCAGAATAAAGAGAGAACTGTATCACCTCAAAGGAAACGTTGAGAAGGAGAAAAGTGAAAAGCAACAGGAACTGATGAAAATACGACAAGAACAATGTGATGCTTCCTGTAGTGAACTGGTGAAGTTGTTCATTGAAAGTCTCTCATCTTTGCCATCAACAGACAAAGAGTATTTCCTGAAATGGACTCAGATCTTAATAGACGCCCTCTCCGCAGACGATCTCATGTCAATTCTCCAAAGCTATGATAAGAAGTGGTCTGAGGTCTTGgatctgaaaaagaaacacgACAAATCTGatctgttaaaaagaaaacagactgaGCTTGaacaaatatcaacaaaacTACAGTCTGCAACTTTTGGCTTGGAGCACATCTTTAGAGAAATGGGGCAGATCTATGAAGCCTATGAAtctctgcagaaacaaacaaagaggggTCACACTGACCGGTCTAAATACCCTGAGCTGGCTGCAGAGCTGATGATATCAGGACACCCCATGGAGCTGATGGATGGTGATGCAGGTCATGTGCCTTTGACATGGATCTCTAGTCTTTTAGAGGAAGTCATCAAGAGACTGGGTGACcagagagtgtttgtgttgtcagtttTGGGCTTACAAAGCAGTGGAAAATCAACAATGCTGAATGCCATGTTTGGGTTGCAGTTTGCAGTGAATGCTGGCAGATGCACCAAGGGTGCCTTCATGCAGCTGATCAAAGtgtcagaggagatgaagagagacttTAAGTTTGACTACGTGCTGGTGGTGGACACTGAAGGACTGCGTGCTCTTGAATTAGCAGGTAACGCCGCTCTTAACCACGACAATGAAATGGCAACATTTGTTGTTGGTCTGGGAAACATGACATTGATCAACATCTTTGGAGAGAATCCAGCTGACATGCAAGATGTTCTGCAGATTGTTGTTCAGGCTTTCATGAGGATGAAGAAAGTCAAACTTTCTCcaagttgtgtgtttgttcaccaGAATGTGACAGATAttgcagctgcagagaaaaacatggagggaaagagacgCCTGCAAGAAAAACTGGACCAGATGACCCAACTAGCTGCCAAAGAGGAGGTTTGTGATGCAGAGTGTTTCAGTGACATCATTGCATTTGATGTGCAAAAAGATGTGAAATACTTTGCCCAGCTTTGGGAGGGAAGTCCACCTATGGCTCCTCCAAATCCAGGTTATAGTGAGAGCATCCAAGAGCTGAAGAACTTCATTCTCTCTAAAGCTTCACAGTCTGCTGGGATTACTCTGTCACAGTTCAAAAGCAAGATTCACGACCTGTGGAATGCCCTGTTGAACGAaaactttgttttcagtttcaaaaacacacttgaaaTTAAGGTGTACAGAAACCTTGAAGTTCAGTACGGGAACTGGACCTGGGCTCTGAGGAGCAACATGTTGGCCATTGAAAACCAGTTGTACAACACAattgaaaatggaaaacttGACAAAGTTGAGCTCAGTtatctttttaaagaaattagCCAAACATATGGagaaatcaaaaaagaaatgtcaaagcactttgatggtgacagagacaaagaaatgttGGTTCAGTGGCGAGGCACATTTGAGAGCAAAATCAAGGAGTTTCATGATGAACAGGTGAGAggagtgaaaagaaaactgGATGAAGTTATCCAGCATAAGAAGGCTTGTAAAAAGCTTGATGATCAAAAGACAGAGTTTGAGAACAAGCTGCTACAGAAGAGCAAAGAGCTCGCTCATCAGttaaaacacaagacacaagaTGAAGAGGAACTTAAACAGCAGTTTGACTCTGTTTGGAGAGACTGGGTGAGAGAACTAACTGCAGATACAAAACCTATTGAAGACATCAACTTGGAGGAAGGTCGATCAACTATCCTTCATGAGCTTGGTTTTGAATGGGCTCTTATTGATGAATCCAAAAGCAGTGGCAGATACAAAAACATATCAGAGGCTGGTGATTACTCTCATTATGTGGCACTCACCAAGTATCAGGAGCACACAGGACGGAGAAGCCCTACACGGTTGATTAACTTTCATTCAGAAACAGGTACAAAAGTATTGACATACATTAAGAGGATTTTTCAGCAAGAAGATCAACAACTGATCAGATCCCTGATTGATAATCTTGAAAAACAGTCACTTGATACAATCAAGAACAAACCTGTAGCTACAACAGGCTACAGTCCAACTTACTTGCAAGAAgttgccaaaaatgtcaaagagaaagtgacagaattTGAATCAGAGAGGAAATTTGCTCTGAAGAGGGAGTTTACAGTTGAActcttactgtatgtgtttgacaGAGCAGGGACTTGGCTTTCAGAGTCCCATGAGAAATTCAAGAAAAAGGATGATGCACGTTCTCGTTTAGAAAGCAAGAGGGATCAATATTACAACATTTTCAGAAGCTTCTATGAAGGAAACTCTTCTGCTGTTGTACTCGGAGAACTGATCTGTGGAAAACTGAAGGTTTCCACTGTTGAGGCTGTCTGTAACAAGACTGCCATTGATCTCGCTGGAGAGATGAAGTGCAGTTTCCCAGCATTcaatgaaaacagactgaacCTGGAGAAACATGTGTTGAAGTCACTGGCAGAGAAAGAGGACTTCAGTGGTTTCATCACCTACATCCATCAACCAAGGAAACATGTGGAGAGTTTTATAAAAGAGGAAGTAGAGAAATACATCTTCACATCACACAAAGATAAAGCTCAGGATATACTCAAGAAAAATGTTGAAGACATGAAACAACATGTGAGTCTGGCTTTATTTACTGCAACAGAGAAAGTCAAAAcccagagaggaaacacagacatgtgGCTGGAGGAATTTACCAGTTCTCTGAGAGATGATCTGACATTTGATGCCATTTGTTCTCAAAACTTCAGAGACATAAACAGTTTTGAGTTTCTTAAAGAAGAGATAGAGAAAAGCCTTGAACCCATCATGGAGGAGATGAACAACCTCTCACTGAATAAGATGAATGATTTTAGACAGAAACCTGATCAAATTCTCATCGATCAGCTGTGCAAGTGCTGCTGGGTAACGTGTCCATTCTGTGCAGCTGTTTGCACCAACACCATGGAAGATCACAGTCCTGAAAAGCATTGTGTCCCTTTTCATCGCCCCTCTGGGATTAAAGGATGGCACTATAGAAACTCAAAGAAACTGGAAGTTGATTTCTGCACAACAAATGTTGCAAGTGATAGAAGATTTTACCCCCATGGTGACTCAGATAAAAGCATTCCTTTTAAACAGTACCCAAATGGTGGGGATGAGTATGCTGCGTGGAAGATCACTCCTGATGAGTCCAAACTAACATACTGGAAATGGTTTGTGTGTCAATTTCAAAAACAACTGGAAGACCACTATGAATTAAAATTCCAGGGCAGAGGAGAAATTCCCAGCGAGTggagaaaatacagtaaagaagaAGCGATTAAAAGTCTGGATGAAATGTACAATCTGTGA